From Streptomyces sp. NBC_00775, one genomic window encodes:
- a CDS encoding peptidoglycan D,D-transpeptidase FtsI family protein, which translates to MNKPLRRIAVFCGLLVLALLIRDNWLQYVKADELRTDTANRRVNIERYATPRGDIIVDGNPITGSVKSKTGDYEYKRTYKDGAMWAPVTGYASQAFGANQLEKIDDGILTGNDDRLFFRNTLDMITGKKKQGGNVVTTLNAAAQKAAFEGLGNKKGAVAAIDPSTGAILALASTPSYDPSTFAGNSTTTDAKAWNKLQKKNNADDPMLNRALRETYPPGSTFKVVTAAAALENGLVPDADTNTTSPDPWTMPGTTTVLPNEGNLPCKNATLRTALRVSCNSVFGKVGSDLGNAKMLEEAKKFGFTSEQFTPVRSSASVFSDNMNKSQTALSSIGQYNTAATPLQMAMVASAVANDGTLMKPYMVDKLQAPSLDVISQTEPQKLSQPLSEKNAQILQSMMETVVKSGTGKNAQINESGVTVGGKTGTAQHGVDNSEKPYAWFISYAKLSDNSSPVAVAVVVEDGSANRDDISGGGLAAPIARDVMKAVIDSKK; encoded by the coding sequence GTGAACAAGCCCCTGCGCCGGATCGCCGTCTTCTGCGGGCTCCTCGTCCTCGCCCTGCTCATCCGCGACAACTGGCTCCAGTACGTCAAGGCCGACGAACTGCGCACCGACACGGCCAACCGCCGCGTGAACATCGAGCGATACGCCACCCCGCGCGGCGACATCATCGTCGACGGCAACCCGATCACCGGGTCCGTCAAGTCCAAGACAGGCGACTACGAGTACAAGCGCACCTACAAGGACGGCGCGATGTGGGCGCCCGTCACCGGGTACGCCTCGCAGGCCTTCGGCGCCAACCAGCTCGAGAAGATCGACGACGGCATCCTCACCGGCAACGACGACCGACTCTTCTTCCGCAACACCCTCGACATGATCACCGGCAAGAAGAAGCAGGGCGGCAACGTCGTCACCACTCTCAACGCCGCCGCCCAGAAGGCCGCCTTCGAGGGTCTGGGCAACAAGAAGGGCGCCGTCGCCGCGATCGACCCGTCCACCGGCGCGATCCTGGCGCTGGCCTCCACCCCGTCGTACGACCCGTCGACGTTCGCCGGCAACTCCACGACCACCGACGCCAAGGCGTGGAACAAGCTCCAGAAGAAGAACAACGCCGACGACCCGATGCTCAACCGGGCGCTGCGCGAGACCTACCCGCCGGGCTCCACCTTCAAGGTCGTCACCGCGGCCGCCGCCCTGGAGAACGGGCTGGTCCCCGACGCGGACACCAACACGACCTCGCCCGACCCGTGGACCATGCCGGGCACCACCACCGTGCTGCCCAACGAGGGCAACCTCCCCTGCAAGAACGCCACCCTGCGCACCGCGCTCCGGGTCTCCTGCAACAGCGTCTTCGGCAAGGTCGGCTCGGACCTCGGCAACGCCAAGATGCTGGAGGAGGCCAAGAAGTTCGGCTTCACCTCCGAGCAGTTCACCCCGGTCCGCTCCAGCGCGTCGGTCTTCTCCGACAACATGAACAAGTCGCAGACCGCGCTGTCCTCGATCGGCCAGTACAACACCGCCGCGACCCCGCTCCAGATGGCCATGGTGGCCTCCGCCGTCGCCAACGACGGCACGCTGATGAAGCCCTACATGGTCGACAAGCTCCAGGCCCCGAGCCTGGACGTCATCTCGCAGACCGAGCCCCAGAAGCTGAGCCAGCCGCTCTCCGAGAAGAACGCCCAGATCCTCCAGTCGATGATGGAGACGGTCGTCAAGAGCGGCACCGGCAAGAACGCCCAGATCAACGAAAGCGGCGTCACCGTCGGCGGCAAGACCGGCACCGCCCAGCACGGCGTCGACAACAGCGAGAAGCCGTACGCCTGGTTCATCTCGTACGCCAAGCTCAGCGACAACAGCTCGCCGGTCGCCGTGGCCGTCGTCGTCGAGGACGGCAGCGCCAACCGTGACGACATCTCCGGTGGCGGCCTCGCCGCCCCCATCGCAAGGGACGTGATGAAGGCAGTCATCGACAGCAAGAAGTGA